One window of the Zymoseptoria tritici IPO323 chromosome 12, whole genome shotgun sequence genome contains the following:
- a CDS encoding uncharacterized protein (Large (733aa) predicted integral plasmatic membrane. Probable M graminicola specific protein (novel gene). unknown function.) produces the protein MILLFSSLAWARRWFWSGAAVESLLLIYGWETGQRILPYIPLWTVLSTLNVIYAVCSTSWLLHIFFSVACWPLLFITCLSQFPIVSDLARRTLRKTLREYPSHFIRDKIALFNLPALEIDTDVDGLMVIRAVTFSLSSLSLVAHGVEVGIKLANDIELAIYVDEVTVNFFRRIDIGDVYANVKGGNAEMTFGAMDDPVDDSMSETSIFIDDTPLLRAASIGAAGLRDRPKLRESLTGGVSYMADSSPQKGFEDVRTLSPDEELADKKYQELMTEIRTTSAIYQSRASVRQKAKTIDKGFTLDNEKDLRAAVCAELHA, from the exons ATGATCCTCCTATTCTCCTCTCTCGCCTGGGCACGACGATGGTTCTGGTCCGGAGCTGCAGTCGAGAGTCTGCTTCTGATCTACGGCTGGGAGACTGGCCAAAGGATCTTACCCTACATCCCTCTCTGGACAGTGCTCTCCACGCTCAACGTCATCTACGCGGTCTGTTCTACATCATGGCTCCTGCATATTTTCTTCTCCGTGGCTTGCTGGCCACTCCTCTTCATCACATGCCTGTCTCAGTTCCCAATAGTCTCCGATCTGGCTCGAAGGACCCTCCGGAAAACGCTCAGAGAATATCCATCGCACTTCATTAGGGATAAGATTGCGTTGTTTAACCTGCCCGCTCTGGAGATTGACACGGACGTGGATGGTCTGATGGTCATTCGCGCAGTCACCTTTTCACTCTCCAGCTTGTCACTGGTTGCGCATGGTGTCGAAGTTG GCATCAAACTTGCGAATGACATTGAGCTCGCCATCTATGTTGACGAGGTCACCGTCAATTTCTTCCGCCGTATTGACATTGGCGACGTGTATGCCAATGTCAAAGGAGGCAATGCAGAGATGACATTCGGAGCGATGGACGACCCGGTGGACGATTCGATGAGTGAAACCAGCATCTTTATCGACGACACGCCTCTGCTCCGAGCAGCGTCCATTGGAGCCGCTGGACTCCGAGACAGGCCAAAACTTCGAGAGTCCTTGACAGGAGGCGTGAGTTACATGGCAGACTCATCCCCACAAAAAGGCTTTGAAGATGTCCGGACACTGTCGCCGGATGAGGAGCTGGCCGATAAGAAGTATCAGGAGTTGATGACCGAGATTCGCACAACCAGTGCAATCTATCAATCGAGAGCCTCGGTCcggcagaaggcgaagacgatcGACAAGGGATTCACGCTGGATAATGAGAAGGATCTGCGCGCAGCAGTCTGTGCAGAGCTACATGCT